A window of Caldisalinibacter kiritimatiensis contains these coding sequences:
- a CDS encoding MnhB domain-containing protein: protein MKTSEILECISRVLFPFILLYGFYIIINGHLTPGGGFQGGAILATAVLISYFIYPDKIRDLNLLIKLEKYVFIIILLFASASLLTKGEIFTSFLPIDTNVNLKSVFLVNLNLFIGIKVSIGLILVFSTFIEEGK from the coding sequence ATGAAGACGTCAGAAATACTTGAATGTATTAGTAGAGTGTTATTTCCATTTATTCTTTTATATGGATTTTACATAATAATAAATGGACATTTGACACCTGGAGGTGGATTTCAGGGGGGTGCAATATTAGCTACTGCAGTTCTTATTAGTTATTTCATTTATCCCGACAAAATTAGAGATTTGAATTTATTAATTAAATTGGAGAAATATGTGTTTATAATAATACTTTTGTTCGCCTCAGCTAGTCTTTTGACTAAAGGAGAAATATTTACAAGTTTTTTACCCATAGATACTAATGTGAATTTGAAATCAGTATTTTTAGTAAATTTAAATCTGTTTATAGGAATCAAAGTTTCAATAGGTCTTATTTTAGTATTTTCTACCTTTATTGAGGAGGGGAAATAA
- a CDS encoding Na(+)/H(+) antiporter subunit B — MKIIYLLQMLLIFLSLFILKSKNNLKSIIFFSAFSLATASLYYFFKAPDLALAEAAIGSAIIPLVYIIAISKQREFLVISRINKDDIFLYHSGNTKGKGYKLLEDFTKHYNLKLVISRGNYDDLHGIFRSRNIDLVIEKCRDTGKYILKGKKTSVLMNKLEQITRDEQEIEVVKIEEGEMDD; from the coding sequence ATGAAAATCATCTATTTGCTTCAAATGCTATTAATTTTTTTATCTTTATTTATTTTAAAAAGCAAGAATAATTTGAAATCTATTATTTTTTTTTCAGCTTTTTCTCTGGCTACAGCAAGCCTTTATTATTTCTTTAAAGCACCTGATTTAGCCCTTGCTGAAGCTGCTATTGGAAGTGCAATTATTCCATTGGTATATATAATTGCTATTTCTAAGCAAAGAGAGTTTCTGGTAATAAGTCGTATTAATAAAGATGATATATTTCTTTACCATAGTGGTAATACAAAAGGTAAGGGCTATAAACTATTAGAAGACTTTACAAAACATTATAATCTTAAGCTTGTTATTAGTCGTGGAAACTATGATGATTTACATGGGATTTTTCGTAGTAGAAATATAGATTTAGTTATAGAAAAATGTAGAGATACTGGTAAGTATATATTAAAGGGAAAGAAAACTAGCGTACTTATGAATAAACTAGAGCAGATAACAAGGGATGAACAGGAAATAGAGGTAGTTAAAATAGAAGAGGGTGAAATGGATGATTAA
- the mnhG gene encoding monovalent cation/H(+) antiporter subunit G, whose translation MIYKSLLVLSWIYIVFGMIGIFRFQNMYARLLTSSKIDTVATITILIALIVKSGISDLSIRLLLIMIFIMITNPVNNHIITRSAYLNGVSIEDGMKK comes from the coding sequence GATATATAAAAGCTTATTGGTTTTATCATGGATATATATTGTTTTTGGAATGATTGGAATATTCAGATTTCAAAATATGTATGCGAGATTATTGACTAGTAGCAAAATAGATACTGTTGCAACGATAACTATATTAATAGCCTTAATTGTGAAATCTGGTATTAGTGATTTGTCAATAAGACTTTTATTAATAATGATTTTTATTATGATAACAAATCCAGTTAACAATCATATTATAACTCGGTCAGCATATCTTAATGGGGTTAGCATAGAGGATGGGATGAAAAAATGA